Proteins from a genomic interval of Mesorhizobium shangrilense:
- a CDS encoding acylphosphatase, with the protein MIKHAAFVRNLHVERISVKAYRVSDSHRVVSFWGPIPDTTSLVARRVANSKNVTKQVLQGAGLNVPNGSVFDQDQEDRAWTFVTEIGGPVVVKPTHGSGGRGVTSNIQDRDHFSLAWKVARSAKRKPVIVEQHISGNDFRLFVIGDHLRAAIQRVPAYVEGDGQTSIAGLVEKKNQARKAIPYVGAKPIKFTPAILHNLEARGLSTDSVLTSGERLYLHLVANIGGGGESIDVTGTVHPDFADIAVRARKALPSAIHCGVDLLAEDITRSPGEQRWAICEVNSVPDIAMHHFPISGTPRDVAGELIEHLFPGNRLMEERLWRKVRVEVVGQVTNVGFRQWFRRTARLRGLTGWVRNVAEDKLEAVICGPPGR; encoded by the coding sequence TTGATCAAGCATGCTGCGTTCGTTCGGAACCTGCACGTAGAACGCATCTCAGTTAAGGCCTATCGCGTCTCTGATTCGCATCGCGTTGTCAGCTTCTGGGGCCCGATACCCGATACCACTTCGCTCGTTGCACGCCGAGTTGCGAATTCGAAAAACGTCACGAAACAGGTGCTCCAAGGTGCTGGACTGAACGTGCCAAACGGAAGTGTTTTCGACCAGGATCAGGAAGACAGGGCCTGGACGTTTGTTACAGAGATTGGCGGTCCGGTTGTCGTAAAGCCAACTCATGGAAGTGGAGGACGCGGGGTTACGTCGAACATCCAGGACCGGGACCATTTCTCCTTGGCATGGAAGGTCGCGCGCAGCGCCAAACGAAAGCCGGTCATCGTAGAGCAACATATTAGTGGCAATGACTTTCGGCTGTTCGTCATTGGAGACCATCTCCGCGCGGCAATCCAGCGCGTGCCGGCCTATGTTGAGGGGGACGGTCAGACGTCGATCGCGGGGCTCGTAGAAAAAAAGAACCAAGCCCGCAAAGCTATCCCTTACGTCGGCGCCAAGCCGATAAAATTCACCCCGGCGATATTGCACAACCTCGAAGCTCGAGGACTAAGTACAGACAGTGTCCTGACCTCGGGTGAACGGCTGTACCTCCACCTGGTCGCAAATATCGGTGGCGGCGGCGAGAGCATCGACGTCACTGGAACCGTCCACCCCGACTTCGCCGATATTGCAGTGCGCGCCCGCAAGGCGTTGCCCTCAGCGATCCATTGTGGGGTCGACTTGCTGGCTGAGGATATTACACGGTCGCCAGGTGAGCAACGATGGGCCATCTGCGAGGTCAACTCGGTACCTGATATCGCGATGCACCACTTTCCGATCTCCGGTACGCCGAGGGACGTAGCTGGCGAGCTGATCGAGCATCTGTTCCCTGGGAATCGGCTGATGGAGGAGCGCCTCTGGAGAAAGGTGCGCGTCGAGGTTGTCGGCCAGGTCACAAATGTAGGCTTCAGGCAATGGTTTCGCCGAACAGCGCGCCTACGCGGGCTCACAGGGTGGGTACGGAACGTGGCCGAGGATAAACTGGAGGCGGTCATATGCGGCCCGCCCGGGCGGTAG